AAGTGCTTTAGCAAGATTTTTTGTTGAGATACCCTCATCATAGCCCAAAATTACACAAAGCCTATTCCGTTCAGAATAGTCTTTTGGATGCTTTAACTTGTGTTCTAAGTCAGCTCTCTGGCTAGGGGTCAGTTTTTTCATGCTCAATAGCTTAACACAAAACAAAATATTTTTCTATACGATTGAATCGGAACCACTATAGATCAACTATTCGTGGTGTTTAGTCCTAAAGTGTGATGGAATGGATTAATTCTAAAACTTTTTGGTTTTTTTTGCCAACTTTTGATATACTAGTTTGATTTCAAATTAAGAATTGCATAACTAGTTTTTTTTGAAAAAACTGCTCTATTTTGCAAGAAGATGTTATCTTTTGTATAAAAATGTTTATACACTAAAACTCTTAATTTGAATGCAAATAAGTTCTCTAATTGCACACAAGGGGAATATAAATTCTCTTAATTCTTCATAAGCTCTCCGAGCCGATATTTTGCTTGCAAAATAAAAGGCGTTTTTTAAGATCTTAGGACAGCAAAGTTTAATGCGGGAGATAAGTCCAGGGTTCTCTGCGGAGTCTTTTTGAAGAAAACTATTTTAGATTCTTCGCTCCATTATGCTATCCGAAATGAAATGGGCAAGACAATGTATATAGTGGTTCCGATTCAATCGTATAGAAAAATATTTTGTTTTGTGTTAAGCTATTGAGTATGAAAAAACTGATCCCTAGCCAGAGAGCTGACTTAGAACACAAGTTAAAGCATCCAAAAGACTATTCTGAACGGAATAGGCTTTGTGTAATTTTGGGCTATGATGAGGGTATCTCAACAAAAAATCTTGCTAAAACACTCCGGATAAGCCCTATCACTGTTCAGAAATACCTCAGAGAATATGATTCCGAAAATAAAACTGGAAGTAGCCCTCGAGGCGGTAGCAAATCAAAACTTTCACAAGACCAAAAAGAGTCTCTACTAAAACACCTACAGGAAAAGACCTATCTTAAAGTCAAAGGGATCATAGCTTATGTGCATGAGCAATATGGGATAAAATATTCCCGAAGTGGCATGACAGATTGGCTCATACAGCACGGATTTGTTTATAAACGTCCTAAAAAGATTCCTGGGAAATTAGATCCTGAAAAACAACGAATTTTCATAGAACAATATAGGGCTTTAAAGGAGACCTTAAACCCTGATGAAGAGATCTATTTCATAGATGCTGTGCATCCTGAACATCAGTCCCAAGCCGTATGTGGATGGATCAAAAAAGGCGTTCAAAAGACTTTGCAGACATCCGGGAAACAATTGCGATTGCATTTTGCTGGAGCTCTTTGCCTGACAGGAATGAAGATTTTTACAGAGGAATATAAGACAGTTGATGCCGATGCAATGCTCGATTTTTTCAAGAAGCTAGAAAAACAGACAGAGGCTCGAATTATTCATGTAATTTTGGATAATGCAAGATCAAACAAAAATAAGAAACTAGAAGAGTTTCTGATGTCTTCTAGGATTAAAGTGCACTATCTCCCTCCTTATTCGCCGAATTTGAATCCTATTGAACGCTTGTGGAAGATCTTAAAGGAAAAGAAGGTATACAATCGATATTACGAAACGTCGGTGACTTTTTTTCAGGCAATTAGAGGATTCTTCTTAGAAGAGATACCGAAAATAACAGATATTTTGAAATGTAGGATAAACGACAAGTTTCAAGTCGTTGACTTAAATCCCATTAAGCTAGCCGTTTGAATCGGCACTAGTATATTACGGCTTCTAAGAGCCAACTCATTTGTCGTCTTTACCTATTTCTTCGGTTTTCTCCTGCAAAAAATTTTAGTCACTTTTCCTAATGTTTTTATTTCTAAAAAAATGCGTTTTTAAGCTGCCTTTGGCTCACCGTAAATAAATTCTTTGCTCTATCTGGTTTTCATCACATACTCGATCGAAAATGTGTGTAAAAGCATATAAATCTTGTTGCCTATGGGTAAATTGGATGCCGTTATCTGTCAAAATAGTATGGATTTTATAGGGAAGAATTTGGATGAGATTCCGCAAAAATTGGGCAGCAAGAGCCTTACTAGTTTGAGGATGAGCCTCTACGTAAGCAAATTTGGAGATCCTATCAATAGCTACAATGAGATAAAGCTTTCCTTCTTGGGTACGCACCTCAGCAATATCAATATGAATATGAATATGAATATAGTGGTTCCGATTCAATCGTATAGAAAAATATAGGATTAACGACAAGTTTCAATTCGTTGACTTGAACCCCATTAAGCTAGCCGTTTGAATCGGCACTACTATATACCCCATAGGATAAGAAGTAAACTTCGTCTTAAGGGGTTTTTCGTCTTTTGTTTCAGGCAGACGACTTATCCCGTGCCTTTGTAAGCATCGATGAAGGGTAGATCTTGTAAGGTGGGGAATAGTGGACTGTAGATTATACAAACAATCATCCAAGGAAAGAAGGGTATGCTTGCGAAAGGCAATAATTATAGCCTCTTCTTCATTGCTTAGGATAGTGGAATGAATCTTTTTAGGCGCCCCATTAGGAGCATCGTGTATACTTTGGGACTAAACATCTAAGATCTCCAAGCCGATATTTCTCTTGTGAAATAAAAGGCGTATATTTATAGCGTATTGTATAAAAAACTTAATTTTAATGTCTGATAAG
This is a stretch of genomic DNA from Candidatus Rhabdochlamydia oedothoracis. It encodes these proteins:
- a CDS encoding helix-turn-helix domain-containing protein is translated as MKKLTPSQRADLEHKLKHPKDYSERNRLCVILGYDEGISTKNLAKALRISPITVQEYLQRI
- a CDS encoding IS630 family transposase; this translates as MKKLIPSQRADLEHKLKHPKDYSERNRLCVILGYDEGISTKNLAKTLRISPITVQKYLREYDSENKTGSSPRGGSKSKLSQDQKESLLKHLQEKTYLKVKGIIAYVHEQYGIKYSRSGMTDWLIQHGFVYKRPKKIPGKLDPEKQRIFIEQYRALKETLNPDEEIYFIDAVHPEHQSQAVCGWIKKGVQKTLQTSGKQLRLHFAGALCLTGMKIFTEEYKTVDADAMLDFFKKLEKQTEARIIHVILDNARSNKNKKLEEFLMSSRIKVHYLPPYSPNLNPIERLWKILKEKKVYNRYYETSVTFFQAIRGFFLEEIPKITDILKCRINDKFQVVDLNPIKLAV